The genomic region CCGGCTCACCGGCGTGGTCCCAGACCTCGGTCCAGTTGTAGGTCTCGAAGTAGTTCGTCCTGAGCCCTTGCGCCCGGTGGATGGCGTGGATCGCGAACGGGTGGTCGACCGAGGCGAGCAGCCGGCCGCCGGGCTTGAGGATGCGCCTGATCTCTTCGAGCGCCGGACCCCAGTCTTCGAGGTAGTGCAGGACGAGTGACGCGATGACGTCGTCGAACGTCCTGTCGGCGTAGGGGAGCGGGTCGTTGAGGTCGGCTTTGCGCAGGTCCGCGTCGGGGCCGAGGCGTTCCCGGGCCAGTTCCAGCATGTTCGCGCTCGGGTCGAACCCGCTCACCTCGGCACCTCGCTCGCGCAGCTCGGCCATGAGCGGCCCAGCGCCACAGCCTGCGTCGAGGATCTTGCGACCGGTCACGTCACCGGCGAGCGCCAGCATCGCGGGCCGCTCGTAGTAGGCGTTCTGGATGTCGGTCTCGTTGGACTCGCTGTAGGCCTTCGCGAGCGTGTCGTAGTCGTTCTGCACCCCAGGCATGCGATCAATCCAAGCACGAA from Lentzea guizhouensis harbors:
- a CDS encoding class I SAM-dependent methyltransferase, with amino-acid sequence MPGVQNDYDTLAKAYSESNETDIQNAYYERPAMLALAGDVTGRKILDAGCGAGPLMAELRERGAEVSGFDPSANMLELARERLGPDADLRKADLNDPLPYADRTFDDVIASLVLHYLEDWGPALEEIRRILKPGGRLLASVDHPFAIHAIHRAQGLRTNYFETYNWTEVWDHAGEPVTMSFWNRPLHAMTGAFTAAGFELAGISEPLPVPEAQQLFPDDYRALTTSPSFLFFELTA